ttccattttggattgtaataaacaaaatgtaGATGTTTAGACACTAACTTTATAaacatatgttattttttattgaggagaccaatacttatataattacCCATAGCGTAGGGACTTTGGgtaattatatgtttttttcttctttatagcTTCCCCTACACTTGGATCCTATCAAGCAAACAGAAAGGTGCGACAAAAGACTATGGATTGGAAATTTGGATCTACGAGTTAATGAGTATGTTTAATTAATCACCATAAGAactaacttaaatatttatttatttatttataaaggacaaccaacagtagatacattaaaacttgcttttttttttattttttggaatgagtcacatagtaaatgttcaactatttacaggttatcacagcatgcattaaaatgtaaaaaagtcattcatataaattatttacaattaattattagtcagttaatataaacctttaaaagtataaatatttaaagctaaattacaataaaaaatttaacttaatcaattattaggagacaaaatTTGTGTGTGGACAAGAATGTGTGCAGAGTCTAAAATTGTTGAGTTctcacaatgcactgcatgagtattctgcatgttcttaattctgtggtttaaaTACTACAAACATGTgaataggtttgtatatttggaacttcaaattctattaaaaaaactttaacttcTGTATctgatgatgatttttgatTAAGGTAGGcacaaaaaagataaattaattaaataaatatctacaaTATCCACACTGCTCTAATGTCATAATCCATCCATGagtgatgatgaaaatgaataaacAATCGATTAAACGAAACCTTTTCTTATTACCGGTATCAATTATTGAAAATGGTCCGCGTGTATGGCATCATCGAGAAGTTTGACATGCTGTTCCACCGCAGCGGGCCAAACGCCGGCCAGCCACGGGGCTTCGCCTTCGTCACGTATAAGCTGAAGCAAGATGCTATCAATGCTATGAACTCTTTAAACGGCCAGCTTTTGGGCTCAAAGAGAATATGCGTTAAGTTTGCCAAAAACACTTCAGTAAGTATTCATTGgtgattttaagttattttgttttattgagtTTGAGTTTGAGTTATTttgttatgaaatattaaaattcatgaCCAAAGCTCTATAGAGCCATGGCTCGGCCTGGAGAAAGGTCTTATAGTAGAAGTATTTTCAGACTTCTTGACAGGATCTTTGATCAAAGAATCAAAATTAGTTTCCATAAAAGTAtcgttactttattatttatgttactgAAAAGTTAATAATTGAGACTGCTACGAGTATTTGCAACCAGACATAGTTAAGAGCTCTGCATTCAAAATTGTAGACCAGCATGGAAAAAACAATTTGTCGGGGAAACTATGTGACATCTTTTTATCTGAAATACCTGTGTCCTAAGACCAGTCTTCAACCAGTGTGTGCTGCCAGTGATGACAATGGTTTGAAAGCCATCGCCTAACAAGCCTGAGGAGAAGGCTCAGTCACCCAGCAGGTGATGGCCGATGGCATCGCCGTGGCTTAGACTGAATTATTTGTTTGAGTCACAGGAAGCTTGGATGTCGACCCATCGCAATTCGGATGGCACCATTAAATGCAGCATTATTAGACCCCCATACTAGGTAAATAGACTACAAAGTTGCAGCAAGCCTCTGGACGCGTGGCCCAAGACCGCAAAGTTTGaagctccctacaaaatacgTACCTAAATGTTcagtagtggacgtcaatcagtcAACTTGACGATGTTAGATATACAATACAAACTTACCAATATaagtatcaaaataaaacaaacaagtttcagtttttttatgtgttgaaacttgttacttttttatttagattccAGATTTCATAATATtgactcaatttttttttaaggacgACCAAGACAAACCGAAACCGGAGCTTGGCATAGCAGCGCTAAGTGGAGTCAAACCCGAGTTAAAACTCAGCAAAAAAACTGCTATCCAGTCCATTGAAGCCAAACTAAAAATGATGGAGAACATGAAGGCTGGAGACGACTTTGTTATCAACAAGCTGGCGGCCAACGAAACACCAATCATCGCTCAGTATCAGACTAAACATCATCAGGTGCAAAACAAAACTATCAGTTCTTTTAAACGAAGGCATCCTTACCATAAGAAAAGATGAATCTGTTACCGcttatgtaatttataagataTATGATACAATCTTAGTTCATTTGTGTTTAGAAAATAGTTACATGTGTACCGATTTATTGGCTCAATTGAATGCTTGtacgatttataattttaagtaagctgttggtaattaaaatcaaaacgtAATTTACGAACGTACGAAAAAATATTACATCGAAATTGGAGCCATCctagttcatcatcatatcaaccaacttccggcccactacagggcatgaggCTCTGAAAGTGAAGCTGAGGTCCTAAACACTAGGCTCTCACCACTTcgccatcctactaatattactatCAGCCCCGCCATCACATATCATATCTACCATAACATtgtattatacaaattaaaataaatatgtaaaaatttaatacatagaTATTAATTTAAGGTTCTAAAATCAGGTCATGCATGCTAGAAGAAATGATAATGCCGAGTCAATGATTCATCACTAATTACGGGATGAAATATGGTTTTCACTTAAATATTGATGTTAGTGAGGGTCAACCGTTATGTATTTTATTGCTTGTGTTTACTGAGATGCAACTTTTTCAACTATTTCCTCGAATCTAATAATGTTTTACAATTAGAATGTAAGAGTGATTTTCAgaagtattataagctttattttattattaagtcgACTTCAATTTTATGACTACACACTAGATGATTGAACCTCTGATGGTTCAGTTATTTTGAGTCGCCTCAAATCGCAATATTCTTAAGTTTACTAACTAAATCACTAATGCTATTAACTGTAAGCCGTTTTTATCTCTTGTTCAAACTAGTAGTGGGCGTTTATTATTAGCATTACTCTATTAAATGTTTAATCTTAACATAGGCTAATTGTTTtgtgagatttttttaatacctttgGTGTTCAATAAGCGAATGTTTTGATGTTTTCGCAGTAATTGATTGTAATTTTTCCTCAACCACTTATGTGCTACTTTTAAAGGATACTGAGTTAACTTTTGTCCAACAAGAATTGGgactttattgtattaaaaaaattaaaatcttttaatctttaagatgtttattttttagtattatttcattGTACAAAACgggtatataaagtaaaaatttctacgaattataaaataatattgttttccaAACTATGTTTAGCCTATCACAAACCTTTCAGGTTGACAAGATTGTAAACAAACTATTTTAGTAAAAGAACTTTATTGCTAGCGACTTAAAATTCACAATCGCGTGTGAAACGAATGTGCAACTGATTCGCGGAACGCACTTCCAACATTTCTAGATATGTattcaaaaatagttttaaacatTGCTCctcataaataaacttttagaacAAGATTTTCGCGAAATTGCAGTTTATCAGTTTTTACTCTATTTTTTACGCCATTACATTCACGAGactctattaaaaatttaagccttgttttaagttggcgaaagcTAACCCTATctgaatagttttaaaatagttgTGTTTGAATATCATTATAGTGGCTTGTGTTGTAATAATACATACTGTTGGAAATAAAAAGAGGAAGTTTAACGATGTAATACAAAaccatgttttaataaataatttttattgaggcaattaagctttattatacagtggtgccaattctgctgtatacaaatctctaaactgaagtcaaaagatttatttacaacaaaaaatagTGCCAATAACTGTTACTAGTTTTACTACccataaaaaagtattaaaataaaatatgggtACAATTACAAACATGTAAaaactttacaattttaaaGTAGTACTTATCACCTATCTGGGATATAAgcattaattattgttatctaTTATGCCTGACGATGTCACACTCTCCAATCAGTtgtgcagcgtggtgggtttaagcAGCATATCCTTCTGAGGCTATCGAATACAATATCATAATcgccaattaaaaaaacatctaatctttaaaaaaatattgtataatttacgGGTTCTTCAAAACGAGATTATTCAATGTATATTTAATTCGATATCCTCCATATTTGTTTCATAATGACGTCATAAGGACACTTCCATTTATAAACTTTTGAACAACAGGGCTGAGGTTGAACCTACTTATGGATATAATACAGGCAGCATCTTatttcttattatgtaaacaatttttaatgttctttatttagtgtaaagtatgcttttatagtattaaacaaGCCTCCAATCCCAATATTCTTAAGTTTACTAACTAAATCACTAATGCTATTAACTGTAAGCCGTTTTTATCTCTTGTTCAAACTAGTAGTGGGCGTTTATTATTAGCATTACTCTATTAAATGTTTAATCTTAACATAGGCTAATTGTTTtgtgagatttttttaatacctttgGTGTTCAATAAGCGAATGTTTTGATGTTTTCGCAGTAATTGATTGTAATTTTTCCTCAACCACTTATGTGCTACTTTTAAAGGATACTGAGTTAACTTTTGTCCAACAAGAATTGGgactttattgtattaaaaaaattaaaatcttttaatctttaagatgtttattttttagtattatttcattGTACAAAACgggtatataaagtaaaaatttctacgaattataaaataatattgttttccaAACTATGTTTAGCCTATCACAAACCTTTCAGGTTGACAAGATTGTAAACAAACTATTTTAGTAAAAGAACTTTATTGCTAGCGACTTAAAATTCACAATCGCGTGTGAAACGAATGTGCAACTGATTCGCGGAACGCACTTCCAACATTTCTAGATATGTattcaaaaatagttttaaacatTGCTCctcataaataaacttttagaacAAGATTTTCGCGAAATTGCAGTTTATCAGTTTTTACTCTATTTTTTACGCCATTACATTCACGAGactctattaaaaatttaagccttgttttaagttggcgaaagcTAACCCTATctgaatagttttaaaatagttgTGTTTGAATATCATTATAGTGGCTTGTGTTGTAATAATACATACTGTTGGAAATAAAAAGAGGAAGTTTAACGATGTAATACAAAaccatgttttaataaataatttttattgaggcaattaagctttattatacagtggtgccaattctgctgtatacaaatctctaaactgaagtcaaaagatttatttacaacaaaaaatagTGCCAATAACTGTTACTAGTTTTACTACccataaaaaagtattaaaataaaatatgggtACAATTACAAACATGTAAaaactttacaattttaaaGTAGTACTTATCACCTATCTGGGATATAAgcattaattattgttatctaTTATGCCTGACGATGTCACACTCTCCAATCAGTtgtgcagcgtggtgggtttaagcAGCATATCCTTCTGAGGCTATCGAATACAATATCATAATcgccaattaaaaaaacatctaatctttaaaaaaatattgtataatttacgGGTTCTTCAAAACGAGATTATTCAATGTATATTTAATTCGATATCCTCCATATTTGTTTCATAATGACGTCATAAGGACACTTCCATTTATAAACTTTTGAACAACAGGGCTGAGGTTGAACCTACTTATGGATATAATACAGGCAGCATCTTatttcttattatgtaaacaatttttaatgttctttatttagtgtaaagtatgcttttatagtattaaacaagaataaaatctattaaaatgagCTATAATcatgagtaaaaaaaatattgtttatacatatatgtatccCATAACTTTGTTTCGCCGTAGTCAAGTAGAATAAACTAGAgttcatataatatatctacAGGCGGAAGCCACAACCTATTGTGGTTATAATGTAACTTTAtactttactttaaatattCCTGCATATATATCAAACACGAATTTGATAATCAGAATTgggataatatttaatattatcatataataatatctaatcGGACAAAATGGACTTTGTTATTGTAAACACAACTTACATGTTACGAAAGCTATATATTTAAACGTTTTAACATCAGTAATAACAtgtctattataatttttatagcttaaataataattaatcactGACTTTTACATGTATATAGATTCACTGGTTTTAAAGCCGGGCGATATACAATTAGTTAAAGAGCTAGCTAGTTTCTGCGAGGGGCTCGGTATTAAGAAGTCATCATCCTCTGCTTCCAGTT
The Pararge aegeria chromosome 6, ilParAegt1.1, whole genome shotgun sequence genome window above contains:
- the LOC120624223 gene encoding probable RNA-binding protein 18 isoform X1, with protein sequence MANATLPLHLDPIKQTERCDKRLWIGNLDLRVNEYQLLKMVRVYGIIEKFDMLFHRSGPNAGQPRGFAFVTYKLKQDAINAMNSLNGQLLGSKRICVKFAKNTSDDQDKPKPELGIAALSGVKPELKLSKKTAIQSIEAKLKMMENMKAGDDFVINKLAANETPIIAQYQTKHHQVQNKTISSFKRRHPYHKKR
- the LOC120624223 gene encoding probable RNA-binding protein 18 isoform X2; this encodes MHITQLPLHLDPIKQTERCDKRLWIGNLDLRVNEYQLLKMVRVYGIIEKFDMLFHRSGPNAGQPRGFAFVTYKLKQDAINAMNSLNGQLLGSKRICVKFAKNTSDDQDKPKPELGIAALSGVKPELKLSKKTAIQSIEAKLKMMENMKAGDDFVINKLAANETPIIAQYQTKHHQVQNKTISSFKRRHPYHKKR
- the LOC120624223 gene encoding probable RNA-binding protein 18 isoform X3, whose amino-acid sequence is MLFHRSGPNAGQPRGFAFVTYKLKQDAINAMNSLNGQLLGSKRICVKFAKNTSDDQDKPKPELGIAALSGVKPELKLSKKTAIQSIEAKLKMMENMKAGDDFVINKLAANETPIIAQYQTKHHQVQNKTISSFKRRHPYHKKR